One part of the Aurantibacillus circumpalustris genome encodes these proteins:
- a CDS encoding MarC family protein produces the protein MNLVFDIVEILKVTTVLFAVIDIIGSIPVVINLKQNVGNINAFKASWVSLLIMLIFLLVGQSILEIIGITVEDFAIAGSFVLFFIALEMLLGIKIYRDDIPATASIIPLAFPLIAGTGTLTTLLSIRAEYNLLSIIIAIFFNVIIVYFVLKYITLLEKLLGVGGIAIIKKVFGIVLLALAIKLFRKYTGL, from the coding sequence GTGAATTTAGTGTTTGATATAGTTGAAATTTTAAAAGTTACTACGGTGCTTTTTGCGGTAATAGATATTATTGGCTCCATCCCTGTAGTAATTAATTTAAAACAAAATGTAGGAAACATTAATGCATTCAAAGCCTCATGGGTGTCTTTACTCATTATGCTCATCTTTTTACTTGTTGGCCAGTCTATTCTAGAGATTATTGGAATCACAGTTGAGGACTTTGCTATTGCTGGTTCTTTTGTGTTGTTTTTTATTGCGCTTGAAATGTTACTGGGAATAAAAATTTATAGAGATGATATTCCAGCGACTGCATCCATCATTCCACTAGCCTTTCCACTCATTGCAGGAACGGGTACGTTAACAACATTATTGTCTATTCGCGCAGAATATAATTTACTATCGATTATTATTGCCATTTTTTTTAACGTGATTATTGTTTATTTTGTATTAAAATACATTACACTTTTAGAAAAACTTCTTGGTGTGGGCGGTATAGCTATCATTAAAAAAGTGTTTGGAATTGTGCTACTGGCCTTAGCTATTAAATTATTTAGAAAATACACCGGCCTATGA